The genomic DNA TTTATACTTATAAAATACTTATCGTTTTCCTTTTTCATAAGGAGTTCCTAATGCTTTCGGAGCTTCAGAACGACCTACAAAACCAACAAGCGCTAATATTGTGAATACATATGGTAATATCGTTAATAAAACACTTGGAATTTGATCTAATACAGGAATTGTTCCGCCCGTTACACTAAGAGATTGCGCAAAACCAAAGAATAGAGCTGCACCTAGTGCGCCTAGTGGATTCCACTTCCCAAAAATCATAGCAGCTAAAGCTAAGAAACCTTGTCCTGTAATAGTTGCCCCTGAGAAGTTATTAGAAATTGACATTGCAAAAATCGCTCCACCAATTCCAGCAAACACTCCTGAAATACAGACTCCAATATAGCGCATTTTATATACGTTAATCCCCATCGTATCCGCTGCCATTGGGTGTTCACCAACAGCACGTAGACGAAGACCGAACGGTGTTTTATAAATAACATACCAAACAACGAATGCTAAAATAATGGCAATATACGACGTTATTGGTACATTCGAGAAAAATATTTTCCCTAAAACCGGAATATCCGAAAGGCCTGGAATATCAATCTTTTCAATACGATACTGAATAAAGTCAGTCTGCCCTTTATCAAAAATCTTCTTAATTGCAAATACCGTTAAACCAAGAGATAAGAAGTTAATTGCTACACCACTTACAACTTGATCTGCTCGGAATGTAATAGAAGCTACCGCATGAAGTAATGCAAATAATCCACTACCAATTGCCGCAAATAATAACGCAATCCACGGGGTCATCGTTCCCCAAGTATCACCCATTAATAAGTTTGTAACAACTCCAATAAATGCACCAAATAGCATTAGTCCTTCTAATCCGATATTTACAACACCCGATCGTTCACTAAATACTCCACCTAGTGCTGTGAAAATGATAGGTGCCGATGTATATAACGTACCTGTCACAAGAATGGCTAATATATCTAAAAAGCTCATTTATTTCCCCTCCTTGCTCATGCGTGTAAGCGCCCATCTTAACACATAACTACATGCAACAAAGAAGATGATACATGCAATAATTACATTAATAAGCTCTGATGGTACATCTGCCTCAAAGTTCATTTGAGGGGAAGCACTTTTCAAACCACCAAATAATAAAGCTGAAAGGATTATACCAAACGGATTATTCCCTCCAAGTAATGCTACGGCAATCCCATCAAATCCTACTCCTGTAAACGAAGACATCGCGGTCATACTCTGGAATGTTCCTAATCCTTCCATCGCTCCACCAATCCCCGCAAATGCACCAGCAATTGTCATGGAGAATACTACATTACGAGAAACTTTCATACCTGCATATTGAGAAGCATGCTGATTAAATCCTACCGACTTTAATTCGTAGCCTAAAGTTGTTCGATCTAATAAGAACCACATTAAAATAGCGATTAATATTGCTACAATAATTCCCCAGTGAAGACGCGAACCATCAGTAATGCTAGCAAGCCAGTCTGAAGATAGTGATGCACTCTCTTTAATGTCATACGTTTTATCATTACCTTCATGTAAAAAGCGCTTAATGATGTCATATGTTACATATAATGCGATATAGTTCATCATAATTGTTACAATAACCTCATTAACTTGAAACTTTCCTTTTAAATATCCAGGAATGAAGCCCCAAATTCCTCCTACCAATGCTGCGAATAAAATAGATAATGGAATATGAAGGAAAGCTGGTAGTGAAACTGCATAACCGAACCAAACCGCTGCAAGCCAACCAACTAGCAATTGACCCTCTACCCCGATATTAAATAAACCTGTACGAAATGCAAACGCCACTGATAAACCAGCAAGAATAAGCGGTATCATTGTACGAAGCGTTTCACCAATCGCACTTGCGCTACCGAACATCCCTGTCCAAAGTGCACTATAACCTACAATTGGATCATAACCACTAACTAACATTACAATCGCTCCGACAAGTAAGCCAAAAATAACGGATAGTACTGGGACTAAAATATTTATCGTTCGTTCTGTTAAAAGTTTTTTAGCCATTTGTACCCACCTGCTCCTTCTTTGTTCCCCCAGCCATTAACAATCCAAGCTGTTGTTCATTCGTTTCTTTCGCATCAACTATTGCTACAATTTTCCCTTCATAAATAACAGCAATTCGATCGCTAACATTTAAGATTTCATCTAACTCTAGTGATAAAAGTAATACACCTTTCCCTTTATCCCTTTGCTCTATTAATCTCTTATGAATAAATTCAATTGCTCCTACATCTAAACCACGTGTTGGCTGTGCTGCGATTAATAAATCTGGATCACGGTCTACTTCACGTGCAATAATTGCTTTTTGTTGATTTCCCCCAGATAGAGCGCGTGCTAAAGTTTGCTCACTAGGTGTACGTACATCAAACTGTTCAATAAGAGCCTTTGCTTTTTCTGTAATTTTGCTGAAATTTAAAATCCCTTTCTTTGAAAACGGATTCTTATAGTACGTTTGCAGAACTATATTATCTCTAACAGAAAAATCAAGGACGAGTCCGTGTTTATGACGATCTTCTGGAATATGACCAATTCCTTCTTCTGTTATTCTTCTAACAGGCCAATTTGTTATTTCTTTCCCTTTAATTGCAATAGAACCTGACTCAACTTTTCGTAAACCAGTAATTGCTTCTATTAATTCACTTTGTCCATTTCCATCAATCCCTGCAATCCCAACAATTTCCCCCGCACGAACAGTTAAGTCAAGGCCTTTTACAGCAGGTAGTTGACGTGCATCGTGAACAACAAGATTTGCAATTGAAAGTACCTCTTCTTTTGGTTTCGCGTCTATTTTTTCTGTTTTAAAATTCACTTGACGTCCGACCATTAATTCTGCAAGTTTATTTTCATCCGTATTTGCAACGTCAACCGTTCCAATTCCTTTTCCTTTACGAATAATCGTACAACGATCGCAAACTTCCATAATTTCTTTCAACTTATGTGTAATAAGAACAATAGATTTTCCTTCTTGCACAAGCTTTTTCATAATTTGAATTAGCTCATGAATTTCTTGTGGTGTTAACACAGCTGTCGGTTCATCAAATATTAAAATTTCTGCACCGCGGTAAAGAGTTTTCAAAATCTCAACACGCTGTTGCATACCCACTGAAATATCCTGTATTTTCGCATATGGATCTACAGCTAAACCGTATTGTTCAGACAGTTTTTGAATTTCTTTAGCAGCTTCCTCAACAGCAATTTTCCCTTTTTTCCTCGGTTCATTTCCGAGAATAATATTCTCTGTAACTGTAAAATTATGAACAAGCATAAAGTGCTGATGAACCATTCCAATACCAAGGTCATTTGCCACATTCGGATTGGTAATATTTACAGACTTTCCTTTAATTTTAATTTCACCTTGTTCTGGTTGGTACAAACCAAATAGTACATTCATCAATGTGGATTTCCCTGCACCATTTTCTCCAAGTAAAGCATGTATCTCACCCTGCTTTACTTGCAGCGTAATATCATCATTCGCTACAATGCCTGGGAATACTTTCGTAATGTTATTCATCTCAATTACGTATTCCATTGTGTTCCTCCTTTTAACAGGGAACATTCCCTATTACACTATTAACTTATTAAGCAATTCGGAAGTTTTATACATACAAAGGTTAGTTCTATGAACTAACCTTTGCTATTTCTCTATTTATTTTTTTAGAGAAGCTTCATATTCTTTATACTCTTTATCTGTAGCCGGTACTTTAATTTCACCGTCTGTAATTTTCTTTTCAAATTCTTCTACTTTTGTTAAAATTTCAGGGTTAACTTTTTTCACGTTATCAGTTGTTTTTGAAATACCAATACCGTCATCTTTTAAACCAAACGCTTCTACTTTACCGCCTTTTAACTTACCGTCTTTCGCTTCTTGCGCTACTTTTTCAACAGCGATATCTACACGTTTTACCATTGAAGTTAATGTTACGTTTTCAGGCATACCTTCTTGGTTTTGATCACGGTCAACACCGATTACCCAAACATTTTCACCTTTTTTCTTACGGTTTTTCGCTTCAGTGAATACACCGTTACCTGTACCACCAGCA from Bacillus cereus G9842 includes the following:
- a CDS encoding ABC transporter permease, encoding MSFLDILAILVTGTLYTSAPIIFTALGGVFSERSGVVNIGLEGLMLFGAFIGVVTNLLMGDTWGTMTPWIALLFAAIGSGLFALLHAVASITFRADQVVSGVAINFLSLGLTVFAIKKIFDKGQTDFIQYRIEKIDIPGLSDIPVLGKIFFSNVPITSYIAIILAFVVWYVIYKTPFGLRLRAVGEHPMAADTMGINVYKMRYIGVCISGVFAGIGGAIFAMSISNNFSGATITGQGFLALAAMIFGKWNPLGALGAALFFGFAQSLSVTGGTIPVLDQIPSVLLTILPYVFTILALVGFVGRSEAPKALGTPYEKGKR
- a CDS encoding ABC transporter permease; translated protein: MAKKLLTERTINILVPVLSVIFGLLVGAIVMLVSGYDPIVGYSALWTGMFGSASAIGETLRTMIPLILAGLSVAFAFRTGLFNIGVEGQLLVGWLAAVWFGYAVSLPAFLHIPLSILFAALVGGIWGFIPGYLKGKFQVNEVIVTIMMNYIALYVTYDIIKRFLHEGNDKTYDIKESASLSSDWLASITDGSRLHWGIIVAILIAILMWFLLDRTTLGYELKSVGFNQHASQYAGMKVSRNVVFSMTIAGAFAGIGGAMEGLGTFQSMTAMSSFTGVGFDGIAVALLGGNNPFGIILSALLFGGLKSASPQMNFEADVPSELINVIIACIIFFVACSYVLRWALTRMSKEGK
- a CDS encoding ABC transporter ATP-binding protein, which encodes MEYVIEMNNITKVFPGIVANDDITLQVKQGEIHALLGENGAGKSTLMNVLFGLYQPEQGEIKIKGKSVNITNPNVANDLGIGMVHQHFMLVHNFTVTENIILGNEPRKKGKIAVEEAAKEIQKLSEQYGLAVDPYAKIQDISVGMQQRVEILKTLYRGAEILIFDEPTAVLTPQEIHELIQIMKKLVQEGKSIVLITHKLKEIMEVCDRCTIIRKGKGIGTVDVANTDENKLAELMVGRQVNFKTEKIDAKPKEEVLSIANLVVHDARQLPAVKGLDLTVRAGEIVGIAGIDGNGQSELIEAITGLRKVESGSIAIKGKEITNWPVRRITEEGIGHIPEDRHKHGLVLDFSVRDNIVLQTYYKNPFSKKGILNFSKITEKAKALIEQFDVRTPSEQTLARALSGGNQQKAIIAREVDRDPDLLIAAQPTRGLDVGAIEFIHKRLIEQRDKGKGVLLLSLELDEILNVSDRIAVIYEGKIVAIVDAKETNEQQLGLLMAGGTKKEQVGTNG